Proteins encoded by one window of Desulfurococcus sp.:
- the cytX gene encoding putative hydroxymethylpyrimidine transporter CytX encodes MSYGYSIEPVPSESRRYDFIDNFSIWFGVGISIAEFWAGAILAAPPVSLTLKEALLAIIAGHVLGNLLLSLIGVVGVETGLPTMVIARRPLGLRGSHLVSALNYLQLIGWTAVMLIVGGRAMNTVSLSVFGVEAYWVWVLLLGVVVTFWSVVGPEKWSIMERLSAVLLVVLTGWLTYVVFERYGFWEWFKGPLSFSHSFWLALDLVVAMPVSWAPLIADYTRFSKNTRGAFWGSYTGYFAASSLFYFLGAYSNIVLGEMDPISVIAFYGLGIPAMLIIIFSTVTTTFLDVYSAAITYKNMAPRADVRKHIVIAGALGTLLALVFPMEEYEWFLLLIGGSFVSLTGVMIADYVLERSEYRDPLKVMNPGVNVKWGALVVWSTGFTLYMLLSAPILLGVHVPFFSDLGSRIGSSMPTLIVVFIAYIVYNRLARGGRA; translated from the coding sequence TTGTCGTACGGCTATAGTATAGAGCCGGTACCCTCGGAGAGTAGAAGATATGATTTCATAGATAACTTCTCGATATGGTTTGGGGTTGGGATAAGTATAGCGGAGTTCTGGGCTGGAGCAATACTTGCTGCACCCCCAGTATCGCTTACATTGAAGGAGGCTCTTCTCGCTATAATTGCAGGACATGTACTAGGCAACCTGCTTCTCTCGCTCATCGGGGTTGTAGGGGTTGAAACAGGGCTTCCAACAATGGTGATTGCTAGAAGGCCTCTAGGCTTAAGAGGCTCTCATCTTGTCTCAGCTCTCAACTATCTTCAGCTCATTGGGTGGACTGCAGTAATGCTTATAGTGGGTGGTCGTGCAATGAATACTGTTAGCTTGAGTGTCTTCGGGGTTGAAGCGTACTGGGTGTGGGTGCTCCTCCTCGGAGTAGTAGTCACGTTTTGGAGTGTAGTGGGCCCGGAGAAGTGGAGTATTATGGAGAGGCTTAGTGCAGTCCTCCTAGTAGTTTTAACAGGATGGCTCACCTACGTGGTCTTCGAGAGGTACGGGTTCTGGGAGTGGTTTAAGGGTCCATTAAGCTTCTCGCATAGCTTCTGGCTAGCGTTAGACCTGGTTGTAGCTATGCCTGTCTCCTGGGCTCCACTTATAGCCGACTACACTAGGTTCTCGAAGAACACTAGAGGAGCATTCTGGGGTAGCTACACAGGGTATTTTGCTGCAAGCAGCTTATTCTACTTTCTCGGAGCCTACAGTAATATTGTTCTGGGAGAGATGGATCCAATCAGTGTTATAGCATTCTACGGTCTCGGCATTCCCGCAATGCTTATAATAATATTCTCTACTGTCACAACAACATTCCTCGACGTGTATAGTGCAGCAATAACGTATAAGAACATGGCTCCTAGGGCTGATGTGAGAAAACACATAGTTATCGCTGGTGCTCTAGGAACACTTCTAGCCCTAGTATTCCCGATGGAGGAGTACGAGTGGTTCCTCCTACTGATAGGCGGGTCGTTTGTAAGCTTAACAGGAGTAATGATAGCAGACTACGTGTTGGAGAGAAGCGAGTACAGGGATCCCTTGAAAGTAATGAATCCAGGGGTTAATGTAAAATGGGGGGCTCTCGTAGTGTGGAGTACAGGGTTTACTCTCTACATGCTGCTATCAGCTCCAATCCTCTTAGGAGTCCACGTACCATTCTTCAGCGATCTAGGCTCGAGGATAGGTAGCTCTATGCCCACCCTTATAGTAGTATTCATTGCGTACATAGTCTACAATCGGCTTGCTAGAGGTGGGCGTGCGTGA
- a CDS encoding bifunctional hydroxymethylpyrimidine kinase/phosphomethylpyrimidine kinase — MVGVRKPIPTALTIAGSDSGGGAGIQADLKTFAVMGVHGMSAITSITAQNTYEVRAIYDIPPEIVAAQIEAVAEDLGVDAAKTGMLSNTEIIKVVAATVDRYGFPLVVDPVMIAKSKAKLLRDDAVEALVKLMIPRATVVTPNAPEAERITGLRVESLRDAREAARVIVEEYGAEAAVVKGGHLTGEYSVDVLYYKGEFYEYKSRRVDSKTTHGTGCSFAAAIAAGLAKGRSVPEAVEAAKELVTTAIEYGLDIGRGHGPVNPVAYMAIPAERWRVLENVESAVRILVENGRVVSRVIPEVLMNIGMALPYPYARSPLDVAAVPGRIGRYKDAIIVKAKPEFGVSSHIARAILAAMSHDPTIRAAANIAYSREIEDTVASLGYTHGSFDRRIEPPEVKAVEGATTKWGIDSAVARLGRVPDVIYDYGEHGKEPLTLVFGRSAVEVAEKVVSIARTLKQ, encoded by the coding sequence GTGGTGGGAGTGCGTAAGCCTATTCCTACGGCACTCACTATAGCTGGAAGTGATAGTGGTGGAGGTGCAGGTATTCAAGCTGACTTGAAAACCTTCGCTGTAATGGGTGTTCACGGCATGTCAGCAATAACTAGTATAACTGCTCAGAACACCTATGAGGTTAGAGCAATCTACGATATCCCTCCTGAGATTGTTGCAGCTCAGATTGAAGCTGTCGCCGAGGACCTAGGGGTTGATGCTGCTAAGACTGGAATGCTGAGTAACACAGAGATTATAAAAGTAGTAGCTGCTACAGTCGACAGGTACGGGTTTCCTCTCGTAGTCGACCCAGTTATGATAGCTAAGTCTAAGGCTAAACTACTAAGAGATGATGCTGTTGAAGCCCTCGTAAAACTTATGATACCTCGAGCCACAGTAGTAACCCCGAATGCCCCTGAAGCTGAGAGGATAACAGGTTTAAGAGTAGAAAGCCTCAGGGATGCCAGGGAGGCTGCAAGAGTAATCGTAGAGGAGTATGGTGCAGAAGCTGCAGTAGTTAAAGGAGGCCACCTCACCGGGGAGTACTCGGTGGACGTACTCTACTATAAGGGGGAGTTCTACGAGTATAAGTCTAGGAGAGTAGACTCTAAGACAACTCATGGAACAGGATGCTCGTTTGCTGCAGCTATAGCAGCAGGCTTAGCGAAGGGTAGGAGTGTGCCTGAAGCAGTTGAAGCTGCTAAAGAACTAGTTACAACAGCTATCGAGTACGGGCTGGATATAGGGAGAGGACATGGCCCCGTAAACCCTGTAGCATACATGGCTATACCAGCTGAGAGGTGGAGGGTACTAGAGAATGTTGAATCAGCTGTAAGAATACTCGTAGAGAACGGGAGGGTTGTGAGCAGAGTAATCCCTGAGGTACTCATGAATATTGGGATGGCCCTTCCATACCCATACGCTAGAAGCCCGCTTGACGTAGCAGCAGTACCAGGCAGGATTGGAAGGTATAAGGATGCAATAATAGTGAAAGCGAAGCCTGAGTTCGGTGTCTCAAGCCATATTGCTAGAGCTATACTCGCAGCAATGAGCCATGACCCTACTATAAGAGCTGCAGCCAATATAGCTTACAGCAGGGAGATTGAGGATACAGTAGCATCCCTCGGGTACACGCATGGAAGCTTCGATAGAAGAATAGAGCCACCAGAAGTTAAAGCCGTAGAAGGTGCAACCACGAAGTGGGGGATTGATTCAGCTGTAGCAAGACTAGGTAGAGTCCCCGATGTAATATACGATTACGGAGAACACGGAAAAGAACCATTAACCCTAGTCTTCGGGAGAAGCGCTGTAGAAGTAGCAGAAAAAGTGGTATCAATAGCAAGAACACTCAAGCAGTAG
- a CDS encoding AIR synthase family protein — translation MKSESVIGKVDRRLFEEVILPHLGRRDPSVIVGPKFGVDFAVVELGDHALIIEVDPVFVVPEYGWERSAWFAIHILASDVAVSGVPPRYLFIDLNLPLKISDEELKTLWIHMHRECEKLGIAIAAGHTGRYGGVDYPMIGGAVMMGVAERNGYVTPEMASPGDLVVMTKGPAIETAGILATMFPQVVASRYGWEFAEKAKEVFWLQSVVEDALTLAKLGLRTGVTAMHDATEYGVWGALHDIAEASGVAIKVYEEKLFIREDVARVVKAFSEYTGVEVDPYTAISEGTLIATVKPGKALLALELLRSKGIDAAVIGEVSRGSGVTLVRRNGVSEDIPVPRRDPFWQVFFKTLEILKGGGSA, via the coding sequence GTGAAGAGTGAGAGTGTTATAGGTAAGGTGGATAGAAGGCTTTTCGAGGAGGTCATACTCCCCCATCTAGGGAGAAGGGATCCCTCGGTAATTGTAGGACCGAAGTTTGGAGTAGACTTCGCGGTAGTAGAGCTAGGCGACCACGCTTTGATAATCGAGGTAGACCCGGTTTTCGTAGTCCCGGAGTACGGGTGGGAGAGGAGCGCGTGGTTTGCTATCCACATTCTTGCAAGTGATGTTGCTGTATCAGGTGTACCGCCTAGATACCTCTTCATAGACTTAAACCTCCCCTTGAAGATTAGTGATGAAGAATTGAAAACCCTCTGGATCCACATGCACAGGGAGTGCGAGAAGCTAGGGATCGCGATTGCAGCAGGGCATACAGGGAGGTATGGTGGAGTAGACTACCCTATGATAGGCGGGGCTGTTATGATGGGGGTAGCTGAGAGAAACGGGTATGTTACACCTGAAATGGCTAGCCCCGGCGACTTAGTAGTAATGACAAAGGGGCCTGCTATTGAGACTGCTGGTATACTTGCAACAATGTTTCCTCAAGTAGTTGCTTCAAGGTATGGATGGGAGTTCGCTGAGAAAGCAAAGGAGGTATTCTGGCTTCAAAGCGTGGTAGAAGATGCTCTCACTCTCGCAAAGCTAGGGTTGAGGACAGGGGTGACAGCAATGCATGATGCAACAGAGTACGGGGTGTGGGGTGCACTCCACGATATAGCTGAAGCGAGTGGTGTAGCTATAAAGGTATATGAGGAGAAGCTCTTCATCCGGGAGGATGTTGCAAGAGTAGTTAAAGCTTTCAGCGAGTACACAGGTGTAGAAGTAGACCCTTATACTGCTATAAGCGAGGGGACTCTTATAGCTACAGTTAAACCAGGTAAAGCCCTCCTAGCACTAGAATTATTGAGGAGTAAAGGGATTGATGCAGCAGTTATAGGAGAGGTCTCCAGGGGGAGCGGGGTGACCCTAGTGAGAAGGAATGGGGTTAGCGAGGATATCCCTGTACCTAGAAGAGACCCCTTCTGGCAGGTCTTCTTCAAGACTCTAGAGATTCTCAAGGGTGGTGGGAGTGCGTAA
- a CDS encoding HEPN domain-containing protein — MVRWEVLLWLKAADEDLADARDALERKRWFRAAFYAQQAVEKTFKALFFVYCREEPPRIHAVTELYRTLREHGFTLPGDLEEQLYIFNKYYTVTRYPDAAGGLPSESVDRVEAQRAVDLAVRIRDYVRGVLGESASRS; from the coding sequence ATGGTTAGATGGGAAGTCTTATTATGGTTGAAGGCTGCTGACGAGGATCTCGCTGATGCCCGCGATGCACTTGAGAGGAAGCGGTGGTTTAGAGCAGCCTTCTACGCTCAGCAGGCTGTTGAAAAGACCTTTAAAGCTCTCTTCTTCGTTTACTGTAGGGAGGAGCCGCCGAGAATACATGCTGTAACAGAGCTCTACAGGACTCTAAGAGAGCACGGGTTCACTCTACCAGGAGACCTCGAAGAGCAGTTATACATCTTCAACAAGTACTATACGGTTACAAGATACCCTGATGCGGCAGGTGGACTACCAAGTGAGTCTGTAGATAGAGTTGAAGCTCAGAGAGCTGTAGACTTAGCAGTGAGGATTAGAGACTATGTTAGAGGAGTCCTTGGAGAAAGTGCTAGTAGAAGTTAA
- a CDS encoding iron-containing alcohol dehydrogenase, with protein sequence MSYKWEAEINLENVFTLQPARPVTYFGVGALEKIKDIAGWLKGRGIDSILIVTGKTSYKATGAWDKVRPALEEKGIQYTIFDEVRPNPTYESCDKAAELAREVKAGAVLSIGGGSSHDTAKTVAALLHYPGKTAKELYEKIIVIEKAAPIICINTTHGTGSEVDKFAVAQSDGGYKPAILGAALYPVFSIEDPILTKALPEKQTIATSLDALNHAFEAATTTVRNPYSKELAMTAARLIYKWLPIARREPGNIIARYWLMYASAIAGIAFDIALLHLTHALEHPLSALNPKISHGIGLAALMPSVVKITYRVLPATSADFLRPIIPDLKGEPGEAEHAAVELEKWLASVGSPEKLRDLGFTEQDVEKLTENAMTSPGSPGLFNVAPVSVTRELVRSIYRESLEPLSK encoded by the coding sequence TTGTCGTATAAATGGGAGGCTGAAATAAACCTTGAGAATGTCTTCACGCTGCAGCCAGCCCGCCCAGTCACCTACTTTGGTGTTGGAGCCTTAGAGAAGATAAAGGATATTGCTGGATGGCTGAAGGGGAGAGGCATAGACTCCATTCTAATCGTCACCGGTAAAACCAGCTATAAGGCTACAGGAGCGTGGGATAAGGTAAGACCCGCCTTAGAGGAGAAGGGTATACAGTACACTATCTTCGATGAAGTTCGACCAAACCCAACCTATGAGAGCTGTGATAAAGCCGCTGAGCTAGCTAGAGAAGTAAAAGCTGGTGCAGTCCTCAGTATTGGCGGCGGCAGCTCCCATGATACAGCTAAAACTGTTGCAGCCCTCCTACACTACCCGGGTAAGACAGCTAAAGAACTCTACGAGAAGATAATTGTAATCGAGAAAGCAGCTCCAATTATATGCATTAATACAACACATGGAACAGGCTCAGAAGTCGATAAATTCGCTGTCGCCCAGTCTGATGGAGGCTATAAGCCAGCAATACTTGGAGCTGCATTATACCCTGTATTCTCAATAGAGGATCCTATTTTAACGAAAGCCCTCCCCGAGAAGCAGACTATTGCTACCTCGCTGGATGCTTTAAACCACGCATTCGAGGCTGCAACAACCACTGTGAGAAACCCGTACTCCAAAGAGCTAGCTATGACGGCTGCCCGATTAATCTACAAGTGGCTTCCAATAGCTAGAAGAGAGCCTGGGAACATAATTGCACGCTACTGGCTCATGTATGCTTCAGCAATAGCAGGTATAGCATTCGATATAGCACTCCTACACTTAACTCACGCTCTAGAGCACCCGTTAAGCGCGCTCAACCCTAAGATCTCGCATGGAATAGGGCTGGCAGCCTTAATGCCATCTGTAGTGAAGATCACTTACCGGGTACTACCTGCAACAAGCGCTGACTTCCTGAGACCCATCATCCCCGACCTTAAAGGAGAGCCTGGTGAAGCAGAGCATGCAGCAGTAGAACTAGAGAAATGGCTTGCAAGTGTAGGCAGCCCCGAGAAGCTCAGAGATCTAGGGTTCACCGAGCAGGATGTCGAGAAGCTCACAGAGAACGCGATGACATCACCGGGAAGCCCAGGTTTATTCAATGTAGCACCAGTAAGTGTTACAAGAGAGCTTGTTAGAAGCATATATAGAGAGTCGCTGGAACCCCTCTCTAAATAA
- a CDS encoding nucleotidyltransferase domain-containing protein → MLVEVKRLLEELEKHVRVEEAYLFGSYVKGTWVKTSDVDLIVISRDFESLKFTDRLDLVYRVEWRLGLKHFIEVIPLTPRELEERVESSIVLRDASRYWLKVK, encoded by the coding sequence GTGCTAGTAGAAGTTAAAAGGCTTCTAGAAGAACTAGAGAAGCATGTTAGAGTAGAGGAAGCCTACCTCTTCGGGAGCTACGTGAAGGGCACGTGGGTTAAAACTAGTGATGTAGACTTAATAGTGATTTCAAGAGACTTCGAGAGCTTAAAGTTCACGGATAGATTAGACTTAGTGTACAGAGTTGAATGGAGGCTCGGCTTAAAACACTTCATCGAAGTAATACCTTTAACCCCTAGAGAGCTCGAGGAGAGAGTAGAGAGTAGTATCGTGTTAAGAGACGCTTCACGCTACTGGCTGAAAGTAAAGTAG
- a CDS encoding aldehyde ferredoxin oxidoreductase C-terminal domain-containing protein: MGSKNLKAIVVVGDRKPEVYDEEALDKAVREQIESYRRNPGFEGFHKLGTPFATYPFYTIGHFPTYNFKQKELEGVEVFQGENLGRYVVKHVACYNCMIACGKIWKAAKGPYAGTVWDHPEYETLWSLGGNLGNINVESIVYANMLCDRYGLDTISTGVVIAFAVELYEKGVIGKSETDGLELRWGDPDIIPELVRRIALRIGIGDLLAEGVKRAAEAIGRGAERYAMHVKGLELPAYDPRSAKAHGLNFATSPIGASHMIGWNKFEIMGIPRKVDPFTTEGKGELAKYVQDESAAAETAVFCLFPWGTEMVNMDMYARMLYAVTGVEEFKDPRYLWLVGERIFNLERAINIREGIDGRYDKMPERIVKEPVPRAPSKGQVFEEDTLLKDYYKVRGWDERGIPRREKLEELGLLEVAGRL; the protein is encoded by the coding sequence ATGGGCTCGAAGAATCTTAAAGCAATTGTTGTAGTAGGGGATAGGAAGCCAGAGGTGTATGATGAAGAAGCACTTGATAAAGCTGTAAGAGAGCAGATTGAATCCTACAGGAGGAATCCTGGGTTTGAAGGCTTCCATAAGCTTGGAACACCTTTCGCCACCTACCCCTTCTACACTATAGGGCACTTCCCAACCTACAACTTCAAGCAGAAGGAGCTAGAGGGTGTTGAAGTATTCCAGGGGGAGAATCTAGGTAGGTATGTTGTCAAGCATGTAGCATGCTATAACTGCATGATAGCGTGCGGTAAGATATGGAAGGCAGCTAAGGGGCCTTACGCTGGCACAGTCTGGGATCACCCTGAGTACGAGACTCTTTGGTCGCTTGGAGGTAACCTCGGCAACATAAATGTGGAGTCTATAGTCTACGCTAACATGCTCTGCGATCGCTATGGTCTCGATACAATCTCGACAGGCGTAGTAATAGCTTTCGCAGTAGAGCTCTACGAGAAGGGGGTTATAGGGAAGAGCGAGACAGATGGCCTCGAATTAAGATGGGGAGACCCGGATATCATCCCAGAGCTAGTTAGGAGAATAGCATTACGGATAGGTATAGGAGACCTGCTAGCAGAGGGTGTGAAGAGAGCAGCTGAAGCTATAGGGAGAGGAGCTGAAAGGTACGCTATGCATGTTAAAGGCTTAGAGCTCCCAGCCTACGACCCCAGGTCAGCTAAAGCCCACGGCTTAAACTTTGCTACATCACCGATAGGGGCAAGCCATATGATCGGCTGGAATAAGTTCGAGATAATGGGGATTCCGAGAAAAGTAGACCCGTTTACTACTGAGGGTAAAGGCGAGCTAGCAAAATACGTGCAGGATGAGTCAGCGGCTGCTGAGACAGCAGTATTCTGCTTGTTCCCGTGGGGCACGGAGATGGTGAATATGGATATGTATGCTAGAATGCTCTATGCTGTAACAGGCGTAGAGGAGTTTAAGGATCCAAGATACCTCTGGCTTGTAGGTGAGAGAATATTCAACCTGGAGAGAGCTATAAATATTAGAGAAGGTATTGATGGAAGATACGATAAAATGCCTGAGAGAATAGTTAAAGAGCCTGTGCCAAGAGCACCATCTAAAGGCCAGGTATTTGAGGAGGACACTCTTCTCAAGGATTACTATAAGGTTAGAGGATGGGATGAAAGAGGGATCCCGAGAAGAGAGAAGCTCGAGGAACTAGGACTCCTAGAGGTAGCTGGAAGACTCTAA
- a CDS encoding glycerate kinase: MVNRGELLSHGDVRAKEIALALMEEALKSADPYQAVVRALRVEGDRVTVGGDEFELKGRVYVVAFGKAACPMAKAVEDLLGDRIAGGVAITKYGYSFPLKKIKVIEAGHPVPDENSVRGALLGVEVAGMVGGDDLLLVLVSGGGSSLFALTEEGLTLEDKVRVNELLIKSGARIQEVNTVRKHLSRVKGGKLARLVKGTVISLIISDVVGDRLDVVASGPTVRDPSTFQDARRILEYYNLWSKLPERVRRHIELGVRGEREETLKEDLPNVHNYLVASSRIACESAARKAVELGLNAYILTTTLEGEAREVGVVLGSVIEEVYHKDRPFKKPCAIIAGGETTITITGEAGPGGPNQEVALSAARKIAGLRNTAVLAVDTDGTDGPTDAAGGLVDSYTLEVLNERKIDVEEYLRRHDTYTALKEAGALLVTGPTRTKVNSLVIAIVL, translated from the coding sequence GTGGTTAACCGCGGCGAGCTTCTCTCTCATGGTGATGTTAGAGCTAAGGAGATTGCTCTAGCATTAATGGAGGAGGCTTTGAAGAGTGCTGACCCCTACCAGGCTGTTGTGAGAGCTCTAAGGGTTGAAGGAGACAGGGTTACCGTGGGCGGTGATGAATTCGAGTTGAAGGGTAGAGTGTATGTTGTAGCCTTCGGTAAGGCTGCATGCCCCATGGCTAAGGCTGTCGAGGACTTACTTGGTGATAGGATTGCAGGTGGAGTAGCTATCACAAAATACGGGTATAGCTTTCCATTAAAGAAGATCAAGGTTATTGAAGCCGGGCACCCAGTCCCTGATGAGAACTCTGTGAGAGGCGCTCTACTAGGAGTCGAGGTTGCCGGGATGGTGGGTGGAGACGACCTCCTGCTAGTACTGGTATCAGGTGGAGGCTCATCACTATTCGCTTTAACCGAGGAGGGGTTAACCCTCGAGGATAAAGTGAGAGTCAACGAGCTCCTCATTAAGAGTGGTGCTAGAATACAGGAGGTTAACACTGTGAGAAAACACTTATCGAGAGTAAAAGGTGGGAAGCTAGCCAGGCTAGTGAAAGGGACTGTTATAAGCTTGATTATATCGGATGTAGTAGGAGATAGACTAGACGTAGTAGCATCAGGCCCTACAGTCAGAGACCCATCAACATTCCAGGATGCCCGTCGAATACTAGAGTACTACAACCTCTGGAGTAAGCTGCCTGAGAGAGTTAGAAGACACATAGAGCTAGGAGTTAGAGGCGAGAGAGAAGAGACATTGAAGGAGGATCTACCAAACGTGCACAACTATCTAGTAGCAAGCAGTAGGATTGCATGTGAATCCGCTGCGAGGAAGGCTGTAGAGCTAGGGTTAAATGCCTACATTCTCACAACAACGCTGGAAGGTGAGGCTAGGGAAGTAGGCGTAGTCTTAGGCTCAGTAATCGAGGAGGTATACCATAAGGATAGACCATTCAAGAAGCCCTGTGCTATAATAGCTGGAGGCGAGACAACTATAACTATCACAGGTGAAGCCGGGCCCGGGGGACCAAACCAGGAGGTAGCATTAAGCGCAGCGAGAAAGATAGCCGGGCTCAGAAACACTGCAGTCCTAGCAGTAGACACTGATGGAACAGACGGGCCGACAGACGCTGCTGGAGGACTCGTAGACTCATACACACTAGAAGTCTTAAACGAGAGGAAAATAGACGTGGAAGAATACCTTAGAAGACACGATACGTATACAGCGCTAAAAGAGGCCGGGGCACTCCTAGTCACAGGGCCTACGAGAACAAAAGTGAATTCACTGGTAATAGCTATAGTACTTTAA
- a CDS encoding MoaD/ThiS family protein, which produces MKVFVKLLARIAEKAVKPEAWIHLNEDSTLQDLLERVAEELGVKVDLNQEDIVILVNGRSIEFLNGVKTKLRDEDVVVIMPPAAGG; this is translated from the coding sequence GTGAAAGTATTTGTTAAACTACTAGCTAGAATAGCTGAGAAGGCTGTTAAACCAGAAGCATGGATACATCTAAACGAGGATTCAACTCTACAAGACCTCCTAGAGAGAGTAGCAGAGGAGCTAGGTGTTAAAGTAGACCTTAATCAGGAAGATATCGTTATACTAGTAAACGGCCGGTCAATAGAATTCCTTAATGGAGTTAAAACGAAACTTAGAGATGAAGACGTAGTAGTAATAATGCCTCCTGCAGCAGGAGGATAA